Proteins encoded in a region of the Moritella marina ATCC 15381 genome:
- a CDS encoding N-6 DNA methylase has translation MNPHSLNKKRELGAYYTPPELSQVLVDWAIISRLENILEPSFGGCGFFESCIKKLENLGCKIPSEQLYGVDIDPHAFDILSQKFGEKVSLDKRFLHSDFISVSPEQFLVPDFDVVLGNPPYVSMHNMSLEQRRRCEKTFKESPFIKKTMGRNVSLWAFFLLHSLSFLKDGGKVAWVLPSSLLHTDYSKKLIEVHKQHFKTVKIAKLAERFFVSEGAQETSIVLIAEGFSKTASNTGCLEISSVHNIEELHEFIHAPIDQKKQNHFDNYKFSLLSSAIRDSYFQVEQSQVSKKLIDYLNIKIGMVTGANKFFIINRDTIEKNNLDSSYLRPIVSRFSCLVGVRHNKLRQRENEDNNLRSYLLNPCNEDMKEKNTPIRNYLAQVSAKERRRNKTFPKRANWYTPDDNIYPDAFFSYMSHLGPRIVLNQGKVNCTNSIHKVFFNERLSHSRKLAISISLLSSYSQLSAEIEARSYSSGVLKIEPTAGKNIRIIMSDECIQDLASNVTHIENLLIKDKQPEMTIFIDDIFIKHDILTKDQCNLFREGVRILRKERYKGVKTYDE, from the coding sequence ATGAACCCTCATTCACTTAATAAAAAAAGAGAACTAGGTGCGTATTATACACCTCCTGAATTGAGCCAAGTTCTTGTCGACTGGGCTATTATTTCACGATTAGAAAATATATTAGAGCCTAGCTTTGGTGGTTGTGGTTTTTTTGAAAGCTGCATTAAAAAACTTGAAAATTTGGGATGTAAAATACCAAGTGAGCAATTGTATGGGGTAGACATAGATCCTCATGCATTTGATATACTTAGCCAAAAATTTGGCGAAAAGGTCTCTTTAGACAAACGGTTTTTACATAGTGATTTTATTTCAGTTTCTCCTGAACAATTTCTGGTGCCTGACTTTGATGTTGTTTTGGGTAATCCTCCCTATGTATCGATGCACAATATGTCTTTAGAGCAAAGGCGTAGATGTGAGAAAACATTTAAAGAATCTCCATTTATAAAAAAAACGATGGGAAGGAATGTAAGCTTATGGGCATTCTTCCTATTACATAGTCTTTCATTTCTGAAAGACGGAGGTAAAGTTGCTTGGGTTCTCCCATCTAGCTTACTGCACACGGATTATTCTAAAAAACTAATTGAAGTGCATAAACAGCATTTTAAAACAGTAAAAATTGCCAAACTAGCGGAGCGTTTTTTTGTTAGTGAAGGTGCTCAAGAAACTTCTATTGTATTAATAGCCGAAGGGTTCAGCAAAACTGCGAGTAATACAGGTTGTTTAGAAATCTCTTCAGTTCATAATATTGAAGAGCTCCATGAATTTATACATGCACCTATTGACCAAAAAAAGCAAAATCATTTTGATAATTATAAATTTTCCTTATTATCAAGTGCTATTAGGGATTCTTATTTTCAGGTTGAACAAAGTCAGGTTTCAAAAAAGTTAATTGATTACCTGAATATAAAGATCGGGATGGTAACTGGTGCAAATAAATTCTTTATTATAAACAGAGATACTATCGAGAAGAATAATCTTGATAGTAGCTATTTAAGACCTATTGTCAGCCGGTTTTCTTGTCTAGTTGGTGTTCGACATAACAAATTAAGACAGAGAGAAAATGAAGATAATAATCTCCGTTCATATCTTTTAAACCCTTGTAATGAGGATATGAAAGAAAAAAATACACCTATACGTAATTACTTAGCTCAAGTTTCAGCTAAGGAACGCAGACGCAATAAAACATTTCCTAAAAGAGCTAATTGGTACACACCTGATGACAATATCTATCCAGATGCATTCTTCTCTTATATGAGTCATTTAGGCCCGCGAATTGTTCTTAACCAAGGGAAAGTAAACTGTACTAACTCAATTCATAAAGTATTTTTTAATGAACGTTTATCACATAGTCGTAAGCTAGCTATATCTATCAGTTTATTATCATCATATTCTCAATTATCTGCTGAAATCGAAGCAAGATCATATAGTTCTGGTGTATTGAAGATTGAGCCTACCGCAGGTAAGAACATCAGAATAATAATGTCAGACGAATGCATTCAAGATTTGGCTAGTAATGTGACTCATATTGAAAATTTATTAATAAAAGATAAACAACCTGAAATGACCATATTTATTGATGACATATTTATTAAGCATGACATTCTGACGAAAGATCAATGTAACCTATTTCGTGAAGGTGTAAGGATACTCAGAAAAGAACGTTATAAAGGGGTTAAGACTTACGATGAGTAA
- a CDS encoding replication endonuclease: MFTPITKTSNPLKKLPYNLRCELASFVDNNANKYNVEPARDRAFAFARSVVSKLNVPYDIKNYLDKAGAARLKKHGLKRAVKFIDDRSAHIVASLGVLPEPWYRVDTEYKRVRLADELTGRACLHLELALKAGKRPLEALEEINEFTGLALWMPHFEPKKRDRDDDVYLGLIARACDDAVWLRAINQKVTIAFESARRAAGMVSPHVSPYASFTTCQWLKDRKKKQLDWLDSMAIESECGETLELKDVHDASVSNPANRRYELMTQLSGCQAYADSQGHVGLFVTMTAAGRYHRLKKHGKYFVENPNWNGADPIAAHDWLKTSWQRFRAAADRAGLTYYGMRVVEPHVDGTPHWHGAFFVPENQVEEFTQLLTQYQHQRDNDELYTLDGDPKLKAMEARVKIDKVDRSKGDAVAYIAKYISKNIDAHKLEGKKDLDSELVDLVETVTNVTAWSRAFCFRQFQFQKTPSVTVWRELRRIEKEQEFCLFEKIRLAADCGCFASYFNWMGGHRLKQRNRPIKVLYERSENHYQELVKKTVGLTGVGITVLTREKQWTLVKKPTQPKDLGALALSLLGTAESGGSRFPWTSVNNCTQGAIPQESTCVPDVETSNQTITMNIESVIPVQGQQIEKPPLIEKAKCGSNQNIIKEI; encoded by the coding sequence ATGTTCACCCCAATCACTAAAACAAGTAATCCACTTAAAAAACTGCCGTATAACCTGCGTTGTGAACTAGCTAGTTTTGTTGATAACAACGCAAACAAATACAACGTAGAACCAGCCCGCGATCGTGCCTTTGCTTTCGCGCGTTCGGTCGTGTCTAAACTTAACGTTCCTTACGATATTAAAAACTACCTCGATAAAGCCGGTGCGGCACGACTTAAAAAACACGGTCTAAAACGTGCGGTTAAATTTATTGATGATCGTAGTGCACACATTGTTGCTAGTTTAGGTGTATTACCTGAGCCTTGGTACCGTGTAGATACTGAGTATAAACGTGTTCGTCTTGCTGATGAGTTAACAGGACGCGCATGTTTACATTTAGAACTGGCACTAAAAGCAGGGAAGAGGCCACTTGAGGCTCTCGAAGAAATTAACGAGTTCACAGGTTTAGCTTTGTGGATGCCACATTTTGAACCTAAAAAGCGTGATCGTGATGATGACGTTTATTTAGGTCTTATCGCCCGCGCTTGTGACGATGCGGTTTGGCTACGTGCAATCAATCAAAAGGTAACAATAGCTTTTGAATCCGCTCGTCGTGCTGCTGGTATGGTTTCACCACATGTAAGTCCTTACGCCTCATTTACTACTTGTCAGTGGTTAAAAGACCGCAAGAAAAAGCAATTAGATTGGCTTGATAGTATGGCCATTGAAAGTGAATGCGGTGAAACGCTTGAACTTAAAGATGTGCATGACGCATCGGTTTCTAATCCTGCTAATCGCCGTTATGAGTTAATGACTCAACTTAGTGGTTGTCAGGCATACGCAGACTCTCAAGGTCACGTTGGTTTGTTCGTAACAATGACAGCTGCAGGTCGCTATCACCGATTAAAGAAACACGGTAAATACTTTGTCGAAAACCCTAATTGGAATGGAGCCGATCCAATAGCCGCACATGATTGGTTGAAAACATCGTGGCAGCGCTTCCGTGCAGCTGCCGATAGAGCAGGGCTAACTTATTACGGTATGCGAGTTGTTGAGCCACACGTAGACGGCACACCACATTGGCATGGTGCTTTCTTTGTACCTGAAAACCAAGTGGAAGAATTCACTCAGCTATTAACTCAATATCAGCATCAACGTGATAACGATGAGCTCTATACGCTTGATGGCGATCCAAAACTAAAAGCAATGGAAGCCCGCGTTAAAATTGATAAAGTCGATCGCAGTAAAGGTGATGCCGTTGCTTATATTGCTAAGTACATTTCTAAAAACATTGATGCGCATAAGCTTGAAGGTAAAAAAGACTTAGATTCAGAGCTTGTTGATTTGGTTGAAACCGTGACTAACGTTACCGCCTGGTCCCGCGCATTTTGTTTCCGACAATTCCAATTCCAAAAAACACCATCGGTCACCGTATGGCGCGAACTTCGACGCATTGAAAAAGAGCAAGAGTTCTGCCTATTCGAAAAAATACGCCTTGCTGCCGACTGTGGTTGCTTTGCGTCTTACTTCAACTGGATGGGTGGGCACCGCCTTAAACAACGTAACCGACCAATAAAGGTATTGTATGAACGTTCAGAAAATCACTATCAAGAATTAGTTAAAAAGACTGTAGGTCTTACGGGTGTTGGTATCACTGTTTTAACACGCGAAAAGCAGTGGACACTCGTTAAGAAGCCAACACAACCAAAAGACTTAGGCGCACTTGCACTTAGTCTCTTAGGTACTGCTGAAAGCGGCGGGAGCCGTTTTCCTTGGACTAGTGTCAATAACTGTACGCAAGGTGCTATTCCACAGGAAAGCACCTGTGTTCCAGATGTTGAAACCAGTAATCAGACAATAACGATGAATATTGAGTCGGTGATCCCAGTCCAGGGACAACAAATTGAGAAGCCACCTTTGATAGAGAAAGCAAAGTGCGGCTCAAACCAGAATATTATTAAGGAAATATAG
- a CDS encoding phage regulatory CII family protein: MYEINNSKQTVIDAACIRFADIENVENIASACGMRGQMLRNKLNPNQPHQLTVSELIKITKETGNHDIINSAILDIGLVAVRLPKQGSAKPLAFSAMSVTAHTGEINRHILESEADNRLTRHKKDAIVTKAHSTIRELVFLISDVENRCGGAGPFVSMFTEAVLNGMPIPGM; encoded by the coding sequence ATGTATGAAATTAATAATAGCAAACAAACAGTAATTGACGCGGCTTGTATCCGTTTTGCAGATATTGAAAACGTAGAAAACATTGCAAGCGCATGTGGTATGCGTGGGCAGATGCTCCGTAATAAGTTAAACCCAAACCAACCACACCAACTAACTGTTAGTGAACTAATCAAGATCACCAAGGAAACCGGTAATCACGACATCATTAACAGCGCGATCTTGGATATTGGCCTAGTTGCTGTTCGTCTACCAAAGCAGGGTAGCGCTAAACCATTAGCATTTAGTGCCATGAGTGTTACTGCTCATACGGGTGAAATAAACCGCCACATCTTAGAGTCTGAAGCAGACAACCGACTGACGCGACATAAAAAAGACGCAATTGTTACCAAGGCTCATTCAACAATCCGTGAATTGGTCTTTCTTATATCAGACGTTGAAAACCGTTGTGGTGGTGCAGGGCCGTTTGTGTCCATGTTCACCGAGGCTGTTTTAAATGGAATGCCAATACCAGGTATGTAA
- a CDS encoding sensor histidine kinase gives MSNETLLKKQLSKLLEKDNVDYGKVLSLASEISEHDQHNVRFSVDAQVVQRLGEQLVAKKTTALSELIKNSYDADATKVTVLFEATEDAGGDITIQDNGNGMSKADLINGFMKISTSDKAENPKSPVYDRQRAGKKGIGRFSAQKIGSKLTIITRCSSNEPYLVVNIDWDDYSAKKSLSSISNNIITSNENFGFEKGTQLVISDTRDIWSQENIQTAYRYTSSVVKNKPSIKKCGIKDPGFKVKIKSFFSSENTPSNIVDDDTEYLQYADSIITSWINDDGCCVVKIKGQNGVDLSDKFILDLKVSDLLKKVNFNFSAHYFAIAKSEPGKHFLKTYLRNNGGIKLFRNGFYVAPYGELLNDWLGLDDSSRRRVILPPHSNTNFIASINILDNELSMFEETSAREGLIESDAYKELCSLSYALIVEAVKRISAVRGVKITANQKDFVPNKPIETQVKDQVEVVVETLNNWVEASSKVNEVVTDNEVVTDNEGVTDKPVNEKPALPETVIPKLIQEQVEKLSILTNELIDEKHMYKVLTSTGLAIAEFTHEIQLYLDALTLTSTQLKTIPDEYPELKRTADILDGNLSMLIAYTDFFDDTIRSNSNREKSYYEIRDIVDKFFTAMEPTLDRRGYELIKTYDDWGIWTKQIHISELSSVLMNLFTNACKAIKRSGNANGQIGVFISSTMDDIVIKFEDTGDGIPSKNRKRIFNPLFTTSVTAGAFSSDNQNLRGMGLGLTISKDIIKGLDGEIAVVEPSSGFNTCIEVIIPRAQETEIPNNAY, from the coding sequence ATGAGTAATGAAACTTTATTAAAGAAGCAATTATCAAAGCTACTAGAAAAAGATAATGTTGATTATGGAAAAGTACTTTCACTTGCATCTGAAATATCAGAGCATGATCAACATAATGTGAGATTTTCAGTTGATGCCCAAGTTGTCCAAAGACTAGGGGAGCAATTAGTAGCTAAAAAAACAACCGCATTAAGTGAGCTAATCAAGAATTCTTACGATGCTGATGCTACAAAAGTTACTGTGTTATTTGAAGCAACTGAAGACGCAGGCGGTGACATTACTATTCAAGATAATGGTAATGGGATGTCTAAAGCTGACTTAATTAATGGCTTTATGAAAATCAGTACCTCAGATAAAGCTGAGAATCCTAAAAGCCCTGTTTATGATAGACAGCGGGCTGGTAAAAAAGGGATAGGTCGATTTTCAGCTCAAAAGATTGGAAGTAAATTAACCATCATAACTCGATGCTCTTCAAATGAACCTTATTTGGTCGTTAACATTGATTGGGATGATTACAGTGCCAAGAAGTCATTATCTTCAATTAGTAATAATATAATTACTTCTAATGAAAATTTTGGTTTTGAAAAAGGAACTCAGTTAGTTATCTCAGATACGCGTGATATCTGGTCTCAGGAGAATATTCAAACAGCGTATAGATATACATCCTCAGTAGTTAAGAATAAACCTTCAATTAAGAAGTGTGGAATAAAAGATCCTGGTTTTAAAGTTAAGATTAAATCCTTTTTTTCATCCGAGAACACCCCGTCAAATATCGTCGATGACGATACTGAATATTTGCAATATGCAGATTCAATTATCACATCTTGGATTAATGATGACGGTTGTTGTGTCGTTAAAATTAAAGGGCAAAATGGAGTCGATTTATCCGATAAGTTTATTCTTGACTTAAAGGTTTCGGACCTATTAAAAAAAGTGAATTTTAACTTTAGCGCACATTATTTTGCTATTGCAAAGAGTGAACCAGGAAAACATTTTCTGAAAACATATTTACGAAACAATGGTGGGATAAAGCTATTTCGTAATGGATTCTATGTAGCTCCTTACGGCGAGTTACTTAATGATTGGCTTGGCCTCGATGATTCATCTAGACGTAGGGTTATTCTACCTCCACATTCTAATACTAACTTTATAGCGAGTATTAATATTCTAGATAATGAATTATCGATGTTTGAAGAAACATCAGCAAGAGAAGGTTTAATCGAAAGTGATGCTTATAAAGAGCTTTGCAGCTTATCGTATGCGCTAATTGTCGAAGCTGTAAAGCGGATTTCGGCAGTTAGGGGAGTAAAAATTACGGCAAATCAAAAAGATTTTGTACCTAATAAACCGATAGAGACTCAAGTAAAGGATCAGGTTGAGGTTGTTGTCGAGACTCTTAATAATTGGGTAGAGGCTTCAAGCAAGGTTAATGAAGTTGTTACCGATAATGAAGTTGTTACCGATAATGAAGGTGTTACCGATAAGCCTGTAAATGAAAAACCAGCGTTACCAGAAACTGTAATTCCTAAGCTTATTCAAGAGCAGGTTGAAAAATTATCTATTCTTACGAATGAATTAATAGATGAAAAGCATATGTATAAAGTGCTTACTTCAACGGGTCTTGCTATTGCAGAGTTTACTCATGAAATTCAGTTGTATCTTGATGCTTTAACTTTAACAAGCACCCAACTGAAAACTATACCAGATGAATATCCAGAACTTAAAAGAACAGCTGATATTTTAGATGGCAACCTAAGTATGTTAATTGCTTATACTGATTTTTTTGATGATACAATTCGAAGTAACTCAAATCGCGAAAAGTCTTATTATGAAATAAGAGATATTGTAGATAAATTCTTTACCGCAATGGAACCGACATTAGATCGTAGAGGGTATGAGTTAATTAAAACTTACGATGACTGGGGGATTTGGACAAAACAAATCCATATATCAGAGCTGTCATCAGTACTTATGAATTTGTTCACCAACGCTTGTAAAGCAATTAAACGTTCTGGAAATGCAAATGGCCAAATAGGCGTTTTTATATCTTCTACAATGGATGACATCGTAATTAAGTTCGAAGATACAGGTGATGGAATCCCAAGTAAAAATAGGAAGCGTATTTTTAATCCTTTATTTACTACATCGGTCACTGCTGGTGCATTTAGTTCTGACAACCAGAATTTAAGGGGGATGGGACTTGGACTTACAATTAGCAAAGATATTATAAAAGGGTTAGATGGTGAAATTGCCGTCGTAGAGCCTTCTTCAGGTTTTAATACATGTATAGAAGTTATAATTCCAAGAGCACAAGAAACAGAGATCCCAAATAATGCCTATTAA
- a CDS encoding PapB/FocB family fimbrial expression transcriptional regulator — MKFLTKGLEHEERINLLLQLTKIGSENIKSALVDHLTKGLTENDAAMLNDVPQQNFNRALKRLNDVAGVVEKVKELDWN, encoded by the coding sequence ATGAAATTTTTAACAAAAGGTTTAGAGCATGAAGAACGAATCAATCTGCTTTTACAGTTAACCAAAATTGGTAGCGAGAATATTAAAAGTGCTTTGGTTGATCATTTAACTAAAGGGTTAACAGAAAATGATGCCGCCATGTTGAATGATGTACCACAGCAGAATTTTAACCGGGCATTGAAGAGATTGAATGATGTGGCTGGTGTTGTAGAAAAAGTTAAAGAGTTAGATTGGAACTGA
- a CDS encoding LexA family transcriptional regulator, producing MSTTVGLKIKSIREAEGLTRSQLSDLIGISTDTLAQYETGRIKTIGLEKLDKIVNHDRFHKYALWLVSEKTEPEVGQISPSDLNVYVQTHKKDSAHIQLPFYEISASAGVGLLAEVEERPKTISFEPYWLRNEIGVCPNNVFLMLVDGDSMQPTLKNGSMIMVNRDVDNLSDGVYVMRHDNNLLVKRLQMLPGGIIRVKSDNTMYDPWEITKSQLDGEELALIGRVVWTGQKM from the coding sequence ATGTCAACTACTGTCGGACTAAAAATAAAGAGCATTCGGGAAGCCGAAGGCCTAACTAGAAGCCAACTATCTGATTTAATTGGAATTAGCACTGATACACTTGCTCAATACGAAACTGGAAGAATTAAAACGATTGGCTTAGAAAAGCTAGACAAAATCGTAAACCATGACCGTTTTCACAAGTATGCACTGTGGTTAGTCAGTGAAAAGACAGAGCCAGAGGTTGGCCAAATATCCCCTAGCGACTTAAACGTGTATGTGCAAACACATAAAAAAGACAGTGCGCACATTCAACTTCCCTTCTACGAAATCTCTGCATCTGCTGGTGTTGGTTTATTAGCTGAAGTTGAAGAGCGTCCAAAAACGATCAGTTTTGAACCTTACTGGTTACGTAATGAAATTGGCGTTTGCCCTAATAATGTATTTTTGATGTTAGTTGACGGCGATAGTATGCAGCCGACATTAAAGAACGGCTCTATGATCATGGTTAATCGTGATGTGGATAATTTATCTGATGGTGTTTATGTCATGCGTCATGACAATAACTTATTAGTGAAGCGACTGCAGATGTTACCTGGCGGCATTATCCGCGTTAAATCTGATAATACGATGTATGACCCTTGGGAGATCACGAAGTCACAATTGGACGGTGAAGAACTTGCGCTTATTGGGCGAGTTGTTTGGACTGGGCAGAAAATGTGA
- a CDS encoding ogr/Delta-like zinc finger family protein, which yields MRVTCKFCKGKARISSTDKVSVEFTRLYCQCLDAKCGHTFVMDLGFSHTLNPPSNIVDQLLVDRVRQMPVEIQRELFGFTSGISNII from the coding sequence ATGCGAGTTACTTGTAAGTTTTGTAAGGGTAAAGCACGTATTTCAAGTACCGATAAAGTATCAGTCGAATTCACACGATTGTATTGTCAGTGCTTAGATGCAAAGTGCGGGCACACGTTCGTGATGGATTTAGGGTTTAGCCATACGTTGAATCCGCCATCGAATATTGTTGATCAGTTATTGGTTGACCGAGTTAGGCAAATGCCAGTAGAAATACAGCGAGAACTGTTTGGGTTTACTAGTGGAATATCGAATATAATTTGA